The Armatimonadota bacterium genome window below encodes:
- a CDS encoding acetyl-CoA C-acetyltransferase — MRQAVILSAVRTPIGRFLGGLSTVPAPKLGALVVREAVRRAGVTPEQVDEVIMGNILSAGLGQAPARQAAMYASLPPSVPATTVNKMCGSGLKAVMLAAQAVRVGDAEVVVAGGMENMSQAPYLLPRARTGYRLGHGELLDSMIHDGLWDAYRNCHMGSCAELLAAEYRITREEQDRYAVRSYRLALEALDRGLFRSQTVPVELPDGKGVVEEDEEPRRVNFEKIPHLPPAFEPNGTVTAANASSISDGAAAVVVAAEEVAERLGRAPMARIVGYTTAATEPEWFTIAPAYAIERLLGRLGWTPKEVDLYEINEAFAAVVLGVSRKLGLDLDRVNVHGGAVALGHPIGASGARILTTLLYAMEERGARRGIAAVCLGGGEAVALAVERD, encoded by the coding sequence ATGCGCCAGGCGGTGATCCTCAGCGCCGTCCGCACCCCCATCGGCCGATTCCTGGGCGGCCTCAGCACGGTTCCGGCCCCCAAACTGGGAGCCCTCGTGGTGCGGGAGGCGGTGCGGCGGGCGGGCGTTACACCGGAGCAGGTCGACGAGGTGATCATGGGCAACATCCTCTCCGCGGGGCTGGGTCAGGCCCCGGCCCGGCAGGCGGCCATGTACGCCAGCCTTCCCCCTTCGGTGCCCGCCACCACGGTGAACAAGATGTGCGGGAGCGGGCTCAAGGCCGTGATGCTGGCCGCGCAGGCCGTCCGGGTAGGAGATGCGGAGGTGGTGGTGGCGGGCGGCATGGAGAACATGAGCCAGGCGCCGTACCTCCTGCCCCGGGCCCGCACCGGCTATCGGCTCGGACACGGGGAACTCCTGGATTCCATGATCCATGACGGACTGTGGGACGCCTACCGGAACTGCCACATGGGCTCCTGCGCGGAGCTTCTGGCCGCGGAGTACCGCATCACCCGGGAAGAGCAGGACCGCTATGCGGTTCGGTCCTACCGGCTGGCCCTGGAGGCCCTGGACCGGGGGCTGTTCCGGTCGCAGACCGTGCCCGTGGAGCTCCCGGACGGGAAGGGTGTGGTGGAGGAGGACGAGGAGCCCCGGCGGGTGAACTTCGAGAAGATCCCGCACCTCCCGCCCGCCTTCGAGCCGAACGGGACCGTGACCGCGGCGAATGCGAGCAGCATCAGCGACGGGGCCGCCGCGGTGGTGGTGGCCGCGGAAGAGGTGGCGGAGCGGCTGGGACGGGCGCCCATGGCCCGGATCGTGGGGTACACCACCGCGGCCACGGAACCCGAATGGTTCACCATCGCGCCTGCCTACGCCATCGAGCGGCTGCTCGGTAGGCTCGGATGGACCCCGAAGGAAGTAGACCTCTACGAGATCAACGAGGCCTTCGCCGCAGTTGTCCTCGGGGTGAGCCGGAAGCTCGGGCTGGACCTGGATCGAGTCAACGTGCACGGCGGGGCCGTGGCCCTGGGACACCCCATCGGCGCAAGCGGTGCCCGCATCCTCACCACCCTGCTGTACGCCATGGAGGAACGCGGTGCCAGACGGGGCATTGCGGCCGTGTGCCTGGGGGGCGGGGAGGCGGTGGCCCTCGCGGTGGAACGGGACTAG
- the lysA gene encoding diaminopimelate decarboxylase has translation MREAFGRTKEGHLRLGGLSAVELARTYGTPLYVLDGERLRANLEAYREAFRKFVPAGRPYYASKALCTVGVCQLVHRYGFGLDVTSGGELYTALQAGVPPQDLCLHGNNKTPEELQMALRAGVGRIVVDNFYELALLEEMTRERARPAEIWLRVTPGIEPHTHRAVQTGGVDTKFGFGILEGAAERAVRRALEIPGVRLRGFHSHIGSQILDLEPFRLNAQVLVAFAARIRAELGYTPEELNLGGGLGIRYTAADRPPSIEDYVRAVAEAVRIACAEHGLPLPALFLEPGRSVVGPAGVTLYTVGAVKEIPGVRTYVAVDGGMYENPRPALYGARYEAVVADRPDAPPTRTVALAGRCCESGDVLIWEARLPEVGPGDVVAVFATGAYTYSMASNYNRFPRPALVLVEEGRVQVVVRRETYEDLVRCDLPLPPEG, from the coding sequence GTGCGGGAGGCGTTCGGTCGGACGAAGGAGGGACATCTGCGGCTTGGAGGTCTCAGCGCGGTGGAGCTCGCCCGGACCTACGGCACCCCGCTTTACGTGCTCGACGGGGAACGGCTGCGGGCGAACCTGGAGGCGTATCGGGAAGCGTTCCGGAAGTTCGTCCCCGCTGGCCGCCCCTATTACGCCTCGAAAGCCCTGTGCACCGTAGGCGTCTGTCAGCTGGTCCACCGGTACGGGTTCGGACTCGACGTCACAAGCGGCGGGGAGCTTTACACCGCCCTGCAGGCGGGTGTTCCGCCGCAGGACCTGTGCCTGCACGGGAACAACAAGACCCCGGAGGAACTTCAGATGGCCCTCCGGGCGGGGGTGGGCCGCATCGTGGTGGACAACTTCTATGAGCTGGCGCTTCTGGAGGAGATGACCCGCGAGCGAGCCCGTCCCGCGGAGATCTGGCTGCGGGTGACACCCGGCATCGAGCCCCATACCCACCGGGCCGTCCAGACGGGTGGGGTGGACACGAAGTTCGGGTTCGGGATCCTGGAAGGGGCCGCAGAGCGAGCGGTGCGTCGGGCCCTGGAGATCCCGGGGGTGCGGCTTCGGGGCTTTCACAGCCACATCGGGAGCCAGATCCTGGACCTGGAACCGTTCCGGCTCAACGCACAGGTCTTGGTGGCGTTTGCGGCCCGGATCCGGGCCGAGCTCGGGTACACCCCTGAGGAGCTGAACCTGGGCGGGGGACTCGGAATCCGGTACACCGCGGCTGACCGGCCTCCTTCCATCGAGGACTACGTGCGCGCGGTGGCGGAGGCGGTACGGATTGCCTGCGCGGAGCACGGCCTACCGCTACCGGCCCTGTTCCTGGAACCGGGACGGTCCGTGGTGGGGCCTGCGGGGGTGACCCTCTACACCGTGGGGGCCGTCAAGGAGATCCCGGGCGTGCGCACCTATGTGGCGGTGGACGGTGGGATGTACGAGAACCCCCGGCCCGCCCTCTACGGAGCCCGGTACGAGGCCGTGGTGGCGGACCGGCCGGATGCGCCGCCCACCCGGACCGTGGCCCTGGCAGGCCGGTGCTGCGAGTCCGGGGACGTGCTCATCTGGGAGGCCCGTCTCCCGGAGGTAGGACCCGGGGACGTCGTGGCGGTGTTCGCCACGGGGGCCTACACCTACTCCATGGCCAGCAACTACAACCGATTCCCGCGGCCCGCCCTGGTGCTGGTGGAGGAGGGGAGGGTGCAGGTCGTGGTGCGGCGGGAGACCTACGAGGACCTGGTGCGCTGCGATCTCCCGCTCCCGCCGGAGGGATAG